A portion of the Candidatus Pristimantibacillus lignocellulolyticus genome contains these proteins:
- a CDS encoding helix-turn-helix domain-containing protein, whose protein sequence is MIKNNIEKDIKIKCVEADTTQAALAEKIGKTVQYVNRIVKKDDGVINKTFIQMMEGLGYDIRLTYEKREDYDDE, encoded by the coding sequence ATGATAAAAAACAATATTGAAAAAGATATTAAAATAAAATGTGTTGAGGCTGATACAACACAAGCTGCTTTGGCTGAAAAAATAGGAAAAACCGTACAGTATGTAAATCGGATTGTAAAGAAAGATGATGGTGTTATAAATAAAACCTTTATCCAAATGATGGAGGGATTAGGTTATGACATTAGACTCACCTACGAAAAACGGGAGGATTATGACGATGAATAA
- the rlmD gene encoding 23S rRNA (uracil(1939)-C(5))-methyltransferase RlmD: MTNIKEQTLVAEIDHLDEKGNGLAVIWRESKGSNPRKLKLTIPQTLIGESIQVVVDDPDKKRRKVMAEEILVASPERTDAPCPHFELCGGCVWQHWTYEGQLKHKTNHVKSALEREGIDSELVLNTIGMDDQWHYRNKMEFTFSPEGDLGMHEQGNFRKIIPLETCLIAGRNMVDGMLEVGEWVKEFNLNGYDKDAHEGLLRHLMVRESFATGEMMLALFATQTPDSELASAIENLVERITKKFPNVKSLLWLVNTDWADRTQSEDTHLLAGRDFIYDEMAGYRYRLWFDTFFQTNPVQAQKLVDLALEMGKPQADEKMIDLFCGVGTFSLPFAARVKELAGIELVETSIESAKRNAIDNDLHNTTFLARDARRGLDEMHEHFGFADILLIDPPRSGAGGKVMRRIGRSKPKRIVYVSCNPDTFATDVAELLPFGYTLQTVQPVDLFPHTVHVECVALMSRIDK, encoded by the coding sequence TTGACTAATATAAAAGAACAAACGCTCGTCGCGGAAATCGATCATTTAGATGAAAAAGGCAATGGACTAGCTGTCATTTGGCGTGAGAGTAAAGGTTCCAATCCTAGAAAGTTGAAGTTAACAATTCCACAGACACTCATCGGAGAGTCCATTCAGGTCGTCGTCGATGATCCCGATAAAAAACGAAGAAAAGTAATGGCTGAAGAGATTTTAGTCGCAAGCCCTGAACGGACGGATGCACCTTGTCCTCATTTTGAGCTTTGCGGAGGTTGTGTATGGCAACACTGGACGTATGAAGGTCAATTGAAGCATAAGACGAACCATGTGAAGAGCGCGTTGGAACGTGAAGGAATAGATTCTGAACTGGTACTGAATACGATTGGTATGGACGATCAGTGGCATTACCGGAATAAGATGGAGTTCACATTCTCCCCTGAAGGGGATCTTGGAATGCATGAGCAAGGGAATTTCCGTAAAATTATACCACTGGAAACATGTCTCATTGCAGGGCGGAATATGGTCGATGGCATGTTGGAAGTTGGAGAATGGGTAAAAGAATTCAACCTTAATGGCTATGACAAAGATGCACATGAGGGCCTTCTTCGTCATTTAATGGTACGAGAATCGTTTGCGACTGGCGAGATGATGCTGGCATTATTTGCTACGCAAACGCCTGACAGTGAATTAGCGTCAGCAATTGAAAATCTTGTCGAGCGGATTACGAAAAAGTTCCCGAACGTGAAAAGCCTACTTTGGCTTGTGAACACAGATTGGGCGGATCGCACACAATCCGAGGATACACATTTGTTAGCGGGGCGTGATTTCATCTATGATGAAATGGCAGGTTATCGCTATCGTCTGTGGTTCGATACATTCTTCCAGACGAACCCTGTACAGGCTCAAAAGCTTGTGGATCTTGCGCTTGAGATGGGAAAACCACAAGCAGACGAGAAAATGATCGACCTGTTTTGTGGAGTCGGCACGTTCTCATTACCGTTTGCTGCACGAGTGAAGGAATTGGCAGGAATTGAACTTGTCGAGACATCGATTGAATCCGCAAAACGGAATGCTATCGATAATGATTTGCATAACACGACATTCCTTGCCCGTGATGCACGCAGGGGACTAGATGAGATGCATGAACATTTCGGATTCGCAGATATTCTGTTGATAGACCCACCACGTAGCGGAGCTGGTGGGAAAGTGATGCGTCGTATTGGACGCTCCAAACCAAAACGTATCGTCTATGTATCATGTAACCCTGACACATTCGCAACTGACGTAGCTGAGTTGCTACCATTTGGCTACACGCTTCAAACCGTGCAACCTGTGGATTTATTCCCTCATACTGTGCATGTTGAGTGTGTGGCTTTGATGTCACGGATTGATAAATAG
- a CDS encoding beta-N-acetylglucosaminidase domain-containing protein, translating to MGKKMKSKSRLNKLNSAVLSVMIGVSMLFATVMPVTAAVPLTYDRTLTLLDEGFSNNEDKYEIYPVPHSITYLAGERFTLGNGVNLVFENGANGIDKYTKNFLKEILGKYNVSYTESNQIDDVKTNILVGVSGSGDIVDNYVDSNISMNNSLDVFGNEKIDSYMLDAQEGVITILGKDTDSAFYGVATLQMMFSSFAGQYFLPVHIEDWAEMKYRGIVEGFYGVWDHEGRASLMRSSRDVKMNSFVYAAKGDEYHRSKWAEPYPEDQIRDLEDIVEVGKETKVKFVWSVHLESFFRGITIDTHPQEYEKRYNLLTAKFDQLYDAGVRRIDVLNDDFGSGKNEDVVALLNRLMTDYVDKKEDLEPIVYCPQGYNVNWSGNGQELLALSKLDPRIMIYWTGQDVNSPIAQDSINYLINKTGLEPMFWINYPVNEHAKSGIFLGEISHYVRNGVVGLGGAVSNPSQFTETNKVGLFQLASLFWNNQNYSEYAVTLWEDSFKYLQPEVYESYLTIGRNVANAPNSTRVAGFPESEYIKDSLEKVLANATSGKPIAQEEQTLELLKEFDNILLAIEDFRENCTNLILIEELDPWLKSLKDVATAGKEALQAVIALEQKDVDMAWRSLSSASRALSTWDSYTTFPNETRAKAGTRRLQPFVAKLIPFVTNKLTPLLNPDSTEFLSSFYGVMGGQQLSDSSNTVNMFDGKLNTYASFQIVQKKDDYFGIDIGRAISVNSISILQGKNDTDHDYFHKATLEYSADGDKWNTLVPLVDSRSIEMKELSIKARYIRVRLVETGTPGKPDYWTFIREFTINGNAYPYSIYTNVDGLKDSSVTVDGADYILTTASDKITLPAKGYVGISLPKIAGVNAISVHPTLPNGVVLEYSLNKAQWEDASTLSGNTAMRFVRLYNNSDESITFDFNRLSVSLASVDMNPKVIETNLKNALKEGSWGYLFDGKDDTFAWTNEAQATGQYITVDLGLLTEVYDVALMTADGNPQVYNGILSISNNKSDWTTIATVNNGGGDSRLDPPYRYIEGNGNGMMARYIKLEITQNNGYYLKLHELKINKTIAEEERISAFSGKPMGPFEDMLDGNLSTMFVPGLIEMEDGYFEYILSDNVNVNSINILQDPNSISNAIVKVQSLNGNWTNLGKLDKSANLFDTNSLDGIQKLRLEWVKNTAPAIAEIFFSTTGEDGVKPDEEISIVHPSIFNVPIIEDVTVNNGTPWEMVGLPEKVTVTLSNEKTALLQVNWSASQYDPLTKGDYNATGRLVLPSNIKNPAQIALTAKVTVKVGMGETIEGNLALNQPIEVSGLETAGSWPGENMVDGNLDTRWSANKMKERDDLNPANQISGANWVVIDLGEGNNTIESLDIYYHAKASGTKYEIQVSDDKSTWTKVAEVNKEPTEAQNEQHTIPVDSNGEGRYVRIYYKEMNINAKAATGISIKEIKVNGKKSFGTSSEPENLALQRPTDVSGTETKDFPGSYAVDGTNKRWSSNLMKERQNQPTDQAQNPAWIVVDLGDNVDKISSVSAKYFNLVYGTEYRMELSDSKESNANWETIHAISKSHGGAANPTDQITFDKPIAGKRYIRLFFTQMNVAAAGHAVGLEELVVTGTRKVNEDPNVIMVEDQTAFGILGMEFDNLSLPKRTVVTLADGSSLSLPVVWDREGYDANVKEQHLTGRLTLPSNISNSQDMKATVRLILEDTPQIISATAKGITVAFGTDFVKLPLPSKVVAVLDNGYSVISYVNWMEGNYDSALEGEQTLDGTLIIPEGVENNENINAQITIIVLPAIVETSDLELVIQVIEEKIANGDLVEADYTVASWSVLLTALENARQLLQGEPTQVEIQAALLDLKNAMSSLKEKEEVDSSVDTSGLVAKISEIEEKITKGELVQSRYTAASWNVLQTALNNAKQLLQGEPTEVSVKDTLLTLEQALIGLRLEESGSSGGSTNTGTNNPTITINQNGTQLDPGKIDITKPSVVLEVTPNKDGIVYVNIAASTLTDIEGKNSNFVFEVKAPYSSYQVPVNLASLILEFDSMIAAHHLKSEDVYFAITLTDKSSDKDVQKALKDALPNGKVMGAVVDFSIDIINKKTEKSIGKAESFAKDIKRVIAMPEDMKNMPETWGAFYYNETSKALEFVPAKATKIDGVWVVTISSNTNSMYVVAENSIKFTDVKADYWGRTTIENAAAKGLVRGIGNEMYQPDRIVTRAEFVQMIVNAIKLPNVQDNTKMYTDITQNAWYYNTIMKAKSAGLLAHFEYNNFMPNAPITREEMASILAEVIKYEKITITKDHIDLGSKFSDYHTIDTNLQTDIELIYQLKIMQGTSATTFAPKGIATRGQAAAVLINLLKALDMID from the coding sequence ATGGGGAAAAAGATGAAGTCCAAGAGTAGGCTTAATAAGCTAAATTCAGCAGTATTAAGTGTAATGATAGGTGTATCAATGTTATTTGCAACCGTTATGCCAGTAACTGCAGCTGTGCCACTAACCTATGATCGTACTCTGACACTTTTAGATGAAGGATTTTCTAACAATGAAGACAAGTACGAAATTTATCCTGTACCACATTCTATTACATATTTAGCGGGGGAACGTTTTACTCTAGGTAATGGAGTAAATCTTGTCTTTGAAAATGGTGCGAATGGTATTGATAAGTATACTAAAAACTTTCTGAAAGAGATACTGGGTAAATATAATGTATCCTATACAGAAAGTAACCAGATTGATGATGTAAAAACAAATATTTTAGTAGGGGTATCAGGTTCAGGTGACATTGTTGACAATTACGTAGATAGTAATATTTCGATGAATAATAGTCTTGATGTATTTGGAAATGAAAAAATTGACTCCTATATGTTAGATGCCCAGGAAGGTGTTATTACTATTCTAGGGAAAGACACAGATAGTGCCTTCTATGGAGTTGCAACGCTACAAATGATGTTTTCTTCATTTGCAGGACAGTATTTCCTGCCAGTTCATATCGAAGATTGGGCTGAGATGAAATACCGTGGCATTGTAGAAGGGTTTTACGGTGTCTGGGATCATGAAGGGCGTGCCAGCTTAATGCGCAGCTCCCGAGATGTAAAAATGAATAGTTTTGTGTATGCCGCAAAAGGTGATGAATATCATAGATCAAAATGGGCAGAACCATACCCTGAGGATCAAATAAGAGATTTAGAAGACATTGTGGAAGTGGGGAAAGAAACAAAGGTTAAATTTGTTTGGTCTGTGCATTTAGAGTCCTTTTTTAGAGGGATAACTATAGACACACATCCACAAGAGTACGAGAAACGTTATAATCTATTAACTGCAAAGTTTGACCAACTATATGATGCCGGTGTACGGCGAATCGATGTTCTGAACGATGACTTTGGGTCTGGTAAAAACGAAGATGTTGTAGCGCTACTAAATCGCCTAATGACAGATTATGTAGATAAAAAAGAAGATTTAGAACCGATTGTCTATTGTCCACAGGGATATAACGTTAACTGGTCAGGGAATGGGCAAGAACTTCTGGCTTTAAGCAAACTAGATCCACGTATTATGATTTACTGGACGGGGCAGGATGTGAATAGTCCTATTGCTCAAGATAGCATTAATTATCTTATTAACAAAACAGGTTTAGAACCTATGTTTTGGATTAACTATCCAGTAAATGAGCATGCAAAATCAGGAATTTTCCTTGGAGAGATTAGCCATTATGTACGTAATGGTGTAGTTGGACTTGGAGGTGCTGTATCTAACCCATCTCAATTTACAGAAACAAATAAAGTAGGGTTATTCCAACTAGCTAGTTTGTTTTGGAATAACCAAAACTATAGCGAGTATGCAGTAACTCTGTGGGAAGACAGCTTTAAATATCTCCAACCAGAGGTATATGAGTCTTATCTAACGATAGGAAGAAATGTTGCTAACGCACCGAATTCTACTCGTGTAGCAGGTTTTCCAGAAAGTGAATATATTAAAGACAGTTTAGAAAAAGTGTTAGCCAATGCAACTTCAGGCAAGCCTATAGCACAGGAAGAACAAACGTTGGAATTACTAAAGGAATTTGATAACATTCTACTGGCTATTGAAGATTTTCGAGAAAATTGCACTAACCTTATCTTGATTGAAGAGCTAGATCCGTGGCTTAAATCATTAAAGGATGTTGCGACTGCTGGAAAAGAAGCCCTCCAAGCCGTTATAGCACTGGAACAGAAAGATGTTGATATGGCTTGGCGAAGTCTATCGTCTGCTAGTAGAGCCCTTTCAACTTGGGACAGTTATACGACTTTTCCTAATGAGACGCGTGCTAAGGCAGGTACTAGAAGGCTTCAACCTTTTGTCGCAAAGTTAATTCCCTTTGTAACAAATAAGCTTACTCCATTACTTAATCCTGACAGCACTGAGTTTCTCTCTTCTTTTTATGGAGTAATGGGTGGACAACAATTGAGTGACTCTAGTAATACAGTCAATATGTTTGATGGCAAATTAAACACCTATGCTAGTTTCCAAATTGTACAGAAAAAAGATGACTATTTCGGAATAGATATTGGAAGGGCTATATCAGTCAATAGTATCTCGATTTTACAAGGGAAAAATGATACGGATCACGATTATTTCCATAAGGCTACACTAGAATACTCCGCTGATGGAGACAAATGGAACACATTAGTGCCGCTTGTAGATTCACGTAGCATTGAAATGAAGGAACTTAGCATTAAGGCTCGGTATATTCGAGTTCGGCTTGTTGAGACTGGAACACCGGGAAAACCAGATTACTGGACCTTTATCCGTGAATTCACGATTAATGGAAACGCTTACCCGTATAGTATATACACTAATGTAGATGGGTTAAAAGATAGTTCCGTTACAGTAGATGGTGCTGATTATATTCTTACTACAGCATCAGATAAAATCACCTTACCTGCTAAAGGATATGTAGGAATTAGTTTGCCGAAGATTGCTGGAGTTAATGCCATTTCAGTACATCCTACATTACCAAATGGAGTTGTGCTGGAATATTCCTTAAATAAAGCCCAATGGGAAGATGCCTCTACTTTATCGGGGAACACTGCTATGCGCTTTGTTAGGCTATATAATAACAGTGATGAGTCCATAACCTTTGATTTTAATCGTTTATCTGTTTCCTTAGCCAGTGTAGATATGAATCCTAAAGTGATTGAAACCAACTTAAAGAATGCCCTAAAGGAAGGCAGTTGGGGATATCTATTTGATGGAAAGGATGACACTTTTGCCTGGACCAATGAGGCTCAAGCAACAGGACAATATATTACTGTAGACCTTGGTCTGTTAACAGAAGTCTATGATGTAGCACTGATGACTGCTGATGGGAATCCACAAGTGTATAATGGAATCCTTTCTATATCAAACAATAAAAGTGATTGGACGACAATTGCCACTGTCAATAATGGTGGAGGTGATAGTCGATTAGACCCTCCGTATCGTTATATTGAGGGGAATGGCAATGGAATGATGGCAAGATACATTAAATTAGAGATTACCCAAAATAATGGTTATTACTTAAAACTTCATGAACTAAAAATAAATAAAACAATAGCAGAAGAAGAAAGAATTAGTGCTTTTTCTGGAAAACCTATGGGTCCATTCGAGGATATGCTAGATGGAAACTTATCTACCATGTTTGTTCCTGGTCTTATAGAAATGGAAGACGGGTATTTTGAATATATACTCTCAGACAATGTAAACGTAAATAGTATTAATATTTTGCAAGATCCAAATAGTATTTCAAATGCTATTGTGAAAGTACAGTCTCTAAATGGCAACTGGACAAACCTTGGGAAACTTGATAAAAGTGCTAATCTATTTGATACCAACTCTTTAGATGGAATACAAAAGTTGCGTTTGGAATGGGTTAAGAATACGGCACCTGCCATTGCAGAGATTTTCTTTTCTACAACAGGAGAAGATGGAGTGAAACCAGATGAGGAGATATCGATCGTTCATCCTAGCATCTTTAACGTACCGATCATTGAAGATGTAACCGTAAATAATGGTACCCCTTGGGAAATGGTAGGACTACCAGAAAAGGTGACTGTGACACTTAGTAATGAGAAGACAGCGCTACTACAAGTAAACTGGAGTGCTAGTCAATACGATCCTCTAACTAAAGGAGACTATAACGCAACTGGAAGATTGGTACTTCCTTCCAATATAAAAAATCCAGCTCAAATAGCACTGACTGCTAAAGTAACCGTTAAAGTTGGAATGGGGGAAACCATAGAAGGAAACCTTGCTCTAAACCAGCCTATAGAAGTCTCAGGTTTAGAGACGGCAGGTTCTTGGCCAGGTGAAAATATGGTAGATGGCAATTTAGATACCCGTTGGAGTGCCAATAAGATGAAAGAGAGAGATGATCTAAATCCAGCTAATCAAATTTCTGGAGCTAACTGGGTAGTTATTGACTTGGGTGAAGGTAATAATACAATCGAAAGCTTAGATATTTATTATCATGCTAAAGCTAGTGGTACAAAATATGAAATACAAGTTTCAGATGACAAGAGCACTTGGACAAAAGTAGCGGAAGTCAATAAGGAGCCTACTGAGGCTCAAAATGAACAACACACTATACCAGTGGATTCGAATGGTGAAGGCAGATATGTCCGCATCTACTACAAAGAGATGAACATTAATGCAAAAGCTGCTACTGGTATCAGTATAAAAGAGATTAAGGTCAATGGTAAGAAGTCTTTTGGTACCTCTTCTGAGCCAGAAAACCTTGCATTACAGCGTCCAACGGATGTATCGGGTACAGAGACTAAAGATTTCCCGGGCTCATATGCAGTAGATGGAACAAATAAACGTTGGAGTAGTAATCTTATGAAAGAAAGGCAGAACCAACCTACAGATCAAGCACAAAATCCAGCATGGATTGTTGTAGATTTAGGTGACAATGTAGATAAAATTAGCTCAGTTTCTGCTAAATATTTCAACCTTGTGTACGGTACAGAATATAGAATGGAGTTATCTGATAGCAAGGAAAGTAATGCTAACTGGGAGACAATTCATGCGATTAGCAAATCGCATGGGGGTGCCGCTAATCCTACTGATCAAATTACTTTTGATAAGCCGATTGCGGGGAAACGTTATATTAGGTTATTCTTCACGCAAATGAATGTGGCTGCAGCAGGTCATGCCGTTGGGTTAGAGGAATTAGTAGTAACAGGTACCCGAAAAGTAAATGAGGATCCGAATGTTATTATGGTAGAAGATCAAACTGCTTTTGGTATTTTAGGGATGGAATTTGACAATCTAAGCTTACCTAAAAGAACAGTAGTAACGTTAGCAGATGGCAGTTCTTTAAGCCTACCCGTTGTTTGGGATAGAGAAGGATATGATGCTAATGTTAAAGAGCAACATTTAACTGGAAGACTAACCTTGCCTAGCAACATCTCAAATTCACAAGATATGAAGGCAACGGTTCGTTTAATATTAGAAGATACACCACAAATAATTTCTGCCACCGCCAAAGGAATTACGGTTGCTTTCGGTACAGATTTTGTTAAATTACCACTACCTAGTAAGGTTGTTGCTGTACTAGATAATGGATACAGCGTCATTTCCTACGTGAATTGGATGGAAGGGAATTATGATTCAGCTCTTGAAGGGGAACAAACACTTGATGGAACGTTAATTATCCCTGAGGGTGTTGAAAATAATGAAAATATTAACGCTCAAATTACTATCATTGTACTACCAGCTATAGTAGAAACTTCTGACCTTGAGTTGGTAATACAAGTGATAGAAGAAAAGATTGCAAATGGTGACCTAGTGGAAGCAGACTATACAGTTGCAAGCTGGAGTGTGTTACTAACTGCACTTGAAAATGCTCGACAATTACTACAAGGTGAACCTACACAAGTAGAAATACAAGCTGCCTTATTAGATCTTAAAAATGCAATGAGTAGCCTTAAAGAAAAAGAAGAAGTTGACTCTTCGGTGGATACATCTGGATTAGTAGCTAAAATTAGCGAGATAGAAGAAAAGATCACTAAAGGTGAACTAGTACAAAGTCGCTATACAGCTGCAAGCTGGAATGTTTTACAGACTGCACTTAACAATGCCAAACAATTACTACAAGGTGAACCTACAGAAGTAAGCGTGAAAGATACTTTATTAACTCTTGAGCAAGCATTAATTGGACTACGTCTAGAAGAAAGTGGAAGTAGTGGAGGTTCAACTAATACAGGCACAAATAATCCAACCATCACGATTAATCAAAATGGTACTCAATTAGATCCAGGCAAAATTGACATAACAAAGCCTTCTGTTGTGCTTGAGGTTACTCCAAACAAAGATGGCATCGTATATGTGAATATAGCTGCTAGTACTTTAACAGATATAGAGGGTAAAAACTCTAACTTTGTCTTTGAGGTTAAAGCGCCATATAGTAGCTATCAAGTGCCTGTAAATCTTGCATCCTTGATTCTAGAGTTTGACAGCATGATTGCAGCACACCATTTAAAATCTGAGGATGTATACTTTGCCATAACCTTAACTGATAAATCAAGTGATAAAGATGTTCAAAAAGCACTAAAAGATGCATTGCCAAATGGCAAAGTTATGGGTGCTGTAGTAGACTTTTCAATCGATATCATCAATAAAAAAACAGAGAAGTCTATTGGTAAGGCAGAATCATTTGCAAAAGATATTAAAAGGGTAATAGCAATGCCAGAAGATATGAAAAACATGCCAGAAACATGGGGAGCATTTTATTACAATGAGACCTCTAAAGCTTTAGAATTTGTTCCAGCTAAAGCGACTAAGATAGATGGTGTGTGGGTTGTGACGATTAGTTCAAACACCAATAGTATGTATGTAGTGGCTGAGAATAGTATCAAATTTACAGATGTAAAAGCAGACTATTGGGGAAGGACAACTATCGAAAATGCAGCAGCTAAAGGACTTGTTAGGGGTATTGGAAATGAAATGTATCAGCCTGATAGAATAGTTACTAGGGCTGAGTTTGTACAAATGATTGTCAATGCAATAAAGTTGCCAAATGTACAAGACAATACAAAAATGTACACAGATATAACGCAAAATGCATGGTATTACAATACCATTATGAAGGCAAAATCTGCAGGACTATTGGCACATTTTGAGTACAATAACTTTATGCCCAATGCTCCTATTACTCGAGAGGAAATGGCAAGTATTTTAGCAGAGGTAATAAAGTATGAAAAGATTACTATTACCAAAGATCATATTGATTTAGGGAGTAAGTTTAGTGATTATCATACGATAGATACAAACTTACAAACAGATATTGAGTTAATTTATCAATTGAAGATTATGCAAGGTACATCTGCAACAACATTTGCTCCTAAAGGTATAGCTACAAGAGGACAGGCGGCAGCTGTACTAATTAATTTACTCAAAGCGTTAGATATGATTGATTAG